In Nitrosophilus alvini, the following are encoded in one genomic region:
- the atpC gene encoding ATP synthase F1 subunit epsilon has product METLKLEIVTPQGLIFEGDVKSVVFPGSEGEFGVLPKHSSLLSLLKPGVIEFEKADGNKESIVINWGHVKVDENKAVVLVDGAVPLAGESESEIAKAIAEAKELIEKASDNKAAIASVEAKIEKAAKSML; this is encoded by the coding sequence ATGGAGACATTAAAATTAGAAATTGTAACTCCCCAGGGACTGATATTTGAAGGCGATGTTAAAAGTGTCGTTTTCCCGGGAAGCGAAGGGGAATTTGGAGTTTTGCCAAAGCACTCCTCTTTGCTGTCGCTATTAAAGCCTGGTGTAATTGAGTTTGAAAAAGCCGACGGCAACAAAGAGTCGATTGTTATCAACTGGGGACATGTCAAAGTTGACGAAAACAAGGCTGTTGTTCTTGTTGACGGAGCCGTTCCTCTTGCAGGCGAGAGCGAAAGTGAAATAGCAAAAGCTATCGCAGAAGCAAAAGAACTTATTGAAAAAGCCAGTGACAACAAAGCTGCGATTGCATCTGTAGAGGCCAAAATAGAAAAGGCTGCAAAGAGTATGCTGTGA
- a CDS encoding ExbD/TolR family protein, which produces MYDWEEKPDLNITPLVDVMLVLLAILMVTTPAMIYEELIELPKGSKTKVVQKISTIEIRVDKNRRIYIKKEKYKFSDFADNFLLYSQKFDKNSPVYIRADKSLSYGDVMFILKTVKEAGFSKVSLITDG; this is translated from the coding sequence GTGTATGACTGGGAAGAGAAGCCGGATCTGAACATAACTCCCCTTGTGGATGTTATGCTTGTACTGCTTGCGATTCTAATGGTAACTACCCCTGCAATGATTTATGAAGAGCTTATTGAACTTCCAAAAGGGTCAAAAACGAAGGTAGTACAGAAAATATCTACCATTGAGATAAGAGTGGACAAAAACAGAAGAATATATATAAAAAAGGAGAAGTACAAGTTTTCTGATTTTGCAGACAACTTCTTGCTTTATTCCCAAAAATTTGATAAAAACTCTCCTGTATATATTAGAGCGGACAAGTCTCTTTCTTATGGTGATGTTATGTTCATACTAAAAACCGTCAAAGAGGCAGGATTTTCAAAGGTATCCTTGATAACAGATGGATAA
- a CDS encoding TonB C-terminal domain-containing protein gives MDKKKIFLISGFLSFAVYIATLTIMVLFFIKKEENLKKYSMQKKKSIEVTLLTPEKKKQLPKKAIPAPPKPKKKAEIKKEKPKPKPKKRGSRSPKREVDISKLFSTVDTKKIKKIKKTEPQRKKSEPPSRFKGKSAKPEKKAEELLKRLEIKDIQRSAAAKSIQSVEGENDPYYAKIYEILYKYWYPSEESAGNKAKVKIIIDEYGNLDYDVLLYSNSEQFNKELNEYLEFMKTKKFPVPKEGRKEIVVYFEAKG, from the coding sequence ATGGATAAAAAAAAGATTTTTTTAATATCGGGTTTCCTATCTTTCGCTGTATATATTGCTACATTGACTATCATGGTTCTTTTTTTTATTAAAAAGGAAGAGAATCTTAAAAAATATTCTATGCAGAAAAAAAAGAGTATTGAGGTAACCCTGCTTACACCCGAGAAAAAAAAACAGCTTCCCAAAAAAGCGATTCCCGCTCCTCCTAAACCGAAGAAAAAAGCGGAGATAAAAAAAGAGAAGCCAAAACCTAAACCTAAAAAGAGAGGGTCCAGGTCTCCTAAAAGAGAGGTGGATATATCAAAACTATTTTCTACGGTGGATACAAAAAAAATCAAAAAAATAAAAAAAACTGAGCCACAGCGGAAAAAAAGCGAACCTCCCAGCCGCTTTAAAGGAAAGAGTGCCAAACCTGAAAAAAAAGCGGAAGAGTTGCTGAAGAGGCTTGAAATAAAAGATATTCAAAGAAGTGCAGCAGCTAAAAGTATACAGAGCGTAGAGGGAGAAAATGATCCTTATTATGCTAAAATATATGAAATTTTATATAAATACTGGTATCCTTCTGAAGAGAGTGCCGGAAACAAAGCTAAAGTTAAAATAATAATCGATGAATATGGCAATCTTGATTATGATGTACTTTTATACTCAAACAGTGAACAGTTCAACAAAGAGTTGAATGAATATCTCGAATTTATGAAAACGAAAAAGTTTCCCGTACCGAAAGAGGGAAGAAAAGAGATTGTAGTCTATTTTGAAGCCAAGGGGTGA
- a CDS encoding MotA/TolQ/ExbB proton channel family protein, with protein MRAIELLLDYLSRSSAITIIVLALLSLYFIIVNWVFFYRYFFLSKWLGREKESLEALYMGSKTPAHNSIIRSCMKKAGGISKEMTEFCKFASTKEATSGLTFLSITASTSPFIGLFGTVVSILETFSMLGSVKMASIGVIAPAIGEALVATAAGIFVAIFAYSYHLTLKRKGFDVLSYIQMQCDLLLTRKEG; from the coding sequence GTGAGAGCGATTGAGCTACTACTTGACTACTTGAGCAGAAGCAGTGCTATTACTATAATAGTTCTTGCTCTGCTTTCTCTCTATTTTATAATAGTGAACTGGGTATTTTTCTATAGATATTTTTTTCTGTCAAAATGGCTCGGACGCGAGAAAGAGTCGTTGGAAGCACTCTATATGGGGTCAAAAACGCCTGCACACAATTCGATTATAAGAAGTTGTATGAAAAAAGCCGGAGGAATTTCTAAAGAGATGACCGAATTTTGCAAATTTGCATCTACCAAAGAAGCTACATCTGGCCTCACTTTTCTTTCTATAACGGCTTCTACGTCTCCTTTTATCGGACTTTTTGGTACCGTTGTATCTATACTCGAAACCTTTTCAATGCTCGGTTCGGTCAAAATGGCTTCAATAGGGGTAATAGCTCCGGCGATTGGTGAAGCTCTCGTTGCGACTGCTGCAGGTATTTTCGTAGCCATATTTGCATACAGCTATCATCTGACATTAAAGAGAAAAGGATTTGATGTACTCTCTTATATTCAGATGCAGTGTGACCTTCTTCTAACGAGAAAAGAGGGATAG
- the tolB gene encoding Tol-Pal system protein TolB translates to MKKIVMLLFLSLSVIAADITMEIVKEVEKKPSISIEDASAEFSDRLNRKFFKLLVGDLKVTSHFHVNENYNRADFDSGFDFAKYKDYDLVLRYQLYYDDFGYMRVKVKLFNLKSSELAFQKIFKIKNNKRYPFLAHKIACDTNDYTGAPPVDWMRRFVIFSKYTGAKQSEIVVSDYSLTYQKTIIKGGLNVFPKWASREQKAFYYTAYESKPTLYRVDLYTGKRTKILTSEGMIVCSDVSRDGKKLLITMAPKFQPDIYVYNIGSRKLEKVTKYPGIDVNGNFIENDRRVVFVSDRLGYPNIFAKGINTPGVERLVYHGRNNSSCSAFGHYVVYSSRESDNEFGSNTFNLYLISTKSEFIRRLTATGINQFPKFSSDGESILFIKHFKNQSALGIIRLKYNKSYYFPLCVGKIQSIDW, encoded by the coding sequence ATGAAAAAAATAGTAATGTTGCTTTTTTTGTCTCTCTCTGTTATCGCAGCCGATATTACCATGGAGATTGTAAAAGAGGTTGAAAAAAAGCCTTCTATAAGTATTGAAGATGCTTCGGCTGAATTTTCAGATAGGCTAAACAGAAAATTTTTTAAACTTCTTGTAGGTGATTTGAAAGTAACTTCCCATTTCCATGTGAACGAAAATTATAACAGGGCAGACTTCGATTCCGGTTTTGATTTTGCAAAATATAAAGATTATGACCTTGTTCTTAGGTATCAGCTATATTATGATGATTTTGGATATATGCGAGTAAAAGTCAAACTTTTCAATCTAAAAAGTTCGGAATTGGCTTTTCAGAAAATTTTTAAAATCAAGAACAATAAAAGATACCCTTTTTTGGCGCACAAAATTGCTTGTGATACGAATGACTACACAGGTGCTCCGCCTGTTGACTGGATGAGAAGGTTTGTTATATTTTCAAAGTATACAGGTGCAAAACAGAGCGAAATAGTAGTTTCTGATTACTCTTTGACATACCAAAAAACGATTATAAAAGGCGGTCTCAACGTATTTCCCAAATGGGCTTCCAGGGAGCAGAAAGCTTTTTACTATACTGCCTATGAAAGCAAACCGACTCTGTACAGAGTTGATCTTTATACCGGTAAGAGAACAAAGATATTGACCAGTGAAGGTATGATAGTGTGTTCCGATGTGAGTCGTGATGGCAAAAAGCTTTTGATAACTATGGCACCGAAATTTCAGCCTGATATCTACGTTTATAACATTGGCAGCAGAAAACTGGAGAAGGTTACAAAATATCCCGGCATTGATGTAAACGGCAATTTTATAGAGAATGACAGAAGAGTAGTTTTCGTCTCAGACAGACTCGGATATCCAAACATTTTCGCAAAAGGTATAAATACACCTGGTGTGGAAAGGCTGGTTTATCATGGAAGAAACAACAGTTCATGTTCGGCATTTGGACACTATGTGGTATACAGCAGTAGAGAGAGTGACAATGAGTTTGGCTCAAATACATTCAATCTGTATCTTATTTCTACAAAGAGCGAATTTATAAGACGCCTTACTGCTACCGGTATAAATCAGTTTCCTAAGTTTTCAAGTGACGGTGAATCAATTTTGTTTATAAAACATTTCAAAAATCAAAGTGCCCTTGGAATAATAAGACTTAAATACAACAAAAGTTATTATTTTCCATTATGTGTAGGAAAAATACAATCAATTGACTGGTAA
- the atpG gene encoding ATP synthase F1 subunit gamma — protein sequence MANLKEIKRKIASVKNTQKTTRAMKLVSTAKLRRTEELAKRSRAFADTINEVLSEITYSIQKYKIGGIESRYFEQIEIPAKVDIIFTTADKGLCGGFNHQTIKAVKSLIDEYKSKKIKIRLRGIGKKGIEFFKFQGVEMFDEVVGLSSSPDYKKASEFIRTSVEDFLEGKTDKVILVHNGYKSMIAQELKINNILPIDIGSIEERELPSMMELEPEEGEAVLEELVKKYVEYNMYYSLIDSLAAEHSARMQAMDAATKNAKEMVDQLTIKYNKARQESITTELIEIISGMEAMK from the coding sequence ATGGCAAATCTAAAAGAAATCAAGAGAAAGATTGCTAGTGTAAAGAATACTCAGAAAACTACAAGAGCAATGAAATTGGTCTCAACTGCAAAGTTGAGAAGAACGGAAGAGCTGGCTAAAAGGTCACGCGCTTTTGCAGATACTATAAATGAGGTTTTGTCTGAGATTACATACTCGATACAGAAGTATAAAATCGGAGGGATCGAAAGCAGATATTTTGAACAGATCGAAATACCTGCAAAAGTAGATATTATTTTTACGACCGCTGACAAAGGTCTTTGCGGCGGTTTCAACCATCAGACAATCAAAGCGGTCAAGAGTCTAATTGATGAATATAAATCAAAAAAAATCAAAATCAGACTCAGAGGAATCGGAAAAAAAGGAATCGAGTTTTTCAAGTTCCAGGGTGTGGAGATGTTTGACGAAGTAGTTGGATTAAGCTCTTCTCCAGACTATAAAAAGGCTAGTGAGTTTATAAGAACTTCCGTAGAGGATTTTCTTGAAGGCAAAACCGACAAAGTCATACTTGTCCACAACGGATATAAGTCGATGATTGCCCAAGAACTTAAGATAAACAATATTCTTCCTATCGATATCGGTTCAATAGAAGAGAGAGAACTTCCTTCTATGATGGAACTCGAGCCGGAAGAGGGTGAAGCGGTTCTTGAAGAGCTTGTAAAAAAATATGTGGAATACAATATGTATTACTCACTTATCGACTCTTTAGCTGCTGAACACAGTGCAAGAATGCAAGCAATGGATGCTGCGACTAAAAACGCAAAAGAGATGGTTGACCAATTGACAATCAAATACAATAAAGCAAGACAAGAGTCTATTACTACCGAGTTGATAGAAATTATCAGCGGTATGGAAGCAATGAAATAA
- the atpD gene encoding F0F1 ATP synthase subunit beta: MQGKIIQVMGPVVDVDFESYLPAINEAIDVKFNVEGEEKSLILEVAAHLGDNRVRTIAMDMTEGLVRGLEVKALGSPIKVPVGEEVLGRIFNVVGETIDEGEELKAKTYWSIHRDPPPFEDQSTKTEMFETGIKVVDLLAPYAKGGKVGLFGGAGVGKTVIIMELIHNVAFKHSGYSVFAGVGERTREGNDLYHEMKESNVLDKVALCYGQMNEPPGARNRIALTGLTMAEYFRDEMGLDVLMFIDNIFRFAQAGAEMSALLGRIPSAVGYQPTLASEMGKLQERITSTKKGSITSVQAVYVPADDLTDPAPASVFAHLDATTVLNRRIAEKGIYPAVDPLDSTSRMLDPQIIGEEHYKVARGVQQVLQKYKDLQDIIAILGMDELSEEDKLTVERARKIERFLSQPFFVAEVFTGSPGKYVTLEDTIAGFKGLLEGKYDDIPENAFYMVGSIEEALEKAEKLKAKS; encoded by the coding sequence ATGCAAGGAAAAATCATCCAGGTTATGGGACCGGTTGTTGATGTTGATTTTGAATCGTACTTGCCGGCTATCAATGAAGCAATCGATGTAAAATTCAATGTTGAAGGCGAAGAGAAAAGTCTTATCCTTGAAGTTGCCGCCCATTTGGGAGACAACAGAGTAAGAACAATCGCTATGGATATGACGGAAGGTTTGGTAAGAGGCCTTGAGGTAAAAGCACTCGGCAGTCCTATTAAAGTTCCTGTCGGTGAAGAGGTACTAGGAAGAATCTTCAATGTTGTAGGTGAAACAATTGACGAGGGCGAAGAACTGAAAGCCAAAACCTACTGGTCTATTCACAGAGATCCTCCGCCTTTTGAAGATCAAAGCACCAAAACAGAGATGTTTGAAACAGGTATTAAAGTTGTTGACCTTCTTGCTCCTTATGCAAAGGGTGGTAAAGTCGGTCTCTTCGGCGGTGCAGGTGTTGGTAAAACGGTTATTATTATGGAGCTTATCCACAACGTTGCTTTCAAGCACAGCGGTTACTCTGTTTTTGCCGGAGTCGGTGAAAGAACTAGGGAAGGAAACGACCTTTATCATGAGATGAAAGAGTCCAACGTTTTGGATAAAGTTGCACTCTGCTACGGACAGATGAACGAGCCTCCGGGTGCAAGAAACAGAATCGCGCTAACTGGTCTTACAATGGCTGAATATTTCAGAGATGAAATGGGACTTGATGTTCTTATGTTCATCGACAACATATTCAGGTTTGCTCAGGCGGGTGCGGAGATGTCTGCGCTTTTGGGAAGGATCCCTTCAGCGGTCGGTTATCAGCCTACACTTGCAAGTGAAATGGGTAAACTCCAAGAGAGAATTACATCAACTAAAAAGGGTTCGATTACTTCTGTTCAGGCTGTATATGTTCCTGCAGACGACTTGACAGACCCTGCTCCTGCGTCTGTTTTCGCTCACTTAGATGCAACAACGGTTCTAAACAGAAGAATTGCGGAAAAAGGTATATATCCTGCAGTTGATCCACTGGATAGTACATCAAGAATGCTTGATCCTCAGATTATCGGTGAAGAGCATTATAAAGTTGCCAGGGGAGTACAGCAGGTTCTTCAAAAATATAAAGATCTTCAGGATATTATTGCTATTCTTGGTATGGATGAGCTTTCCGAAGAGGACAAACTTACTGTTGAAAGAGCAAGAAAAATTGAGAGATTCCTTTCTCAGCCTTTCTTTGTTGCTGAAGTATTTACAGGAAGCCCTGGTAAATATGTTACTCTTGAAGATACTATTGCAGGATTTAAAGGACTACTTGAAGGTAAATATGACGATATTCCTGAAAATGCGTTTTATATGGTAGGAAGCATTGAAGAGGCTCTTGAAAAAGCCGAAAAATTGAAAGCAAAATCTTAA